A single window of Paenibacillus sp. FSL H8-0537 DNA harbors:
- a CDS encoding lipopolysaccharide biosynthesis protein, which translates to MTDATYLIWQRWRSGSSSMLPSVARILTHMPANSDNHVSEAGLTHRTRKGFLWAFTGTGLQNVIQMVVLVVLARFVGAEEFGLINLALVIVSFSTLFASIGVGPAIIQRKEIHTVDLQVSFFISSMLGIVVAAALWLSSDLLADFFKMPQLAAVLGILALVFPLNGVAIVSEALLQRELKFRQLSLSQIVSYTAGYGIVGITLGVYGYGIWALLTAHLVQTAIRFTMLIATQPPRFLREKASGHVQAAKSLLRFGGGATIDSLSNYLAVQSDNLIIGRGLGAAALGMYGRAYQLAVLPATLLGQVLDKVLFSSMSKLQDDLQQLKASYIRSISYTSLLVAPISVICYLLASEIVAVVLGSGWTEVVFPFQILCMGMLFRTTYKISNSLVLARGYVYKRASRQVLYVLFVIAGAVIGMHWGLPGAAFGVLIAISLHYFNMLYLCKSILSCTWRELGNAHLPALLGSVWMLIGLYAMTEAIRPLGWISFVNLVVFGMFAIVWFAMVVLLFPSVMVHMSRTALRGKMQQVLGKVRRRRQA; encoded by the coding sequence TTGACGGACGCAACATATTTGATTTGGCAGAGATGGAGAAGCGGCAGTTCGTCTATGCTTCCATCGGTCGCCCGGATATTAACGCATATGCCAGCCAACTCGGATAATCATGTGTCGGAAGCCGGCTTGACCCACAGAACCCGCAAGGGCTTTCTGTGGGCATTCACGGGAACCGGATTGCAAAATGTCATCCAGATGGTCGTTCTGGTCGTCCTTGCCCGCTTCGTCGGTGCCGAGGAGTTCGGACTCATTAATTTGGCGCTCGTAATCGTCAGCTTCTCGACCTTGTTTGCCAGTATTGGTGTAGGTCCGGCCATTATTCAGCGCAAAGAAATCCACACGGTCGACTTGCAGGTTTCCTTCTTTATTTCTTCTATGCTTGGCATTGTGGTGGCAGCGGCACTGTGGCTGTCCTCTGATCTGCTGGCGGATTTTTTCAAAATGCCGCAGCTTGCAGCCGTGTTGGGCATTTTGGCACTCGTATTTCCGCTCAATGGCGTTGCCATTGTTTCTGAAGCTTTGCTGCAACGGGAGCTGAAGTTCCGTCAGCTATCGCTGTCGCAAATCGTATCTTATACGGCGGGCTACGGCATCGTCGGCATTACGCTCGGCGTGTATGGCTATGGCATTTGGGCGCTGTTAACCGCTCATTTAGTACAGACGGCTATCCGTTTTACGATGCTCATTGCCACGCAGCCGCCTCGGTTTCTGCGGGAAAAGGCGAGTGGACATGTACAGGCGGCAAAATCGCTGCTGCGGTTCGGCGGTGGCGCAACCATCGACAGCTTAAGCAATTATTTAGCGGTCCAAAGCGACAATCTAATCATTGGCCGCGGACTTGGCGCAGCCGCGTTGGGAATGTACGGCAGAGCCTATCAGCTGGCGGTGCTTCCAGCTACGCTGCTTGGACAAGTGCTCGATAAAGTGTTGTTTTCGTCAATGTCCAAGCTCCAGGATGATCTTCAGCAGCTAAAAGCCTCTTATATAAGAAGCATTTCTTATACATCCTTGCTTGTTGCTCCTATTAGCGTCATCTGTTACCTGCTGGCTTCCGAGATTGTCGCTGTCGTTCTGGGAAGCGGGTGGACAGAGGTCGTTTTTCCATTCCAAATTCTATGCATGGGCATGTTATTCCGTACGACTTACAAAATCAGCAATTCTCTCGTATTGGCAAGAGGGTACGTGTACAAACGGGCTTCACGGCAGGTGCTTTATGTCCTGTTCGTTATTGCGGGCGCAGTGATTGGTATGCACTGGGGCTTGCCTGGGGCCGCTTTCGGCGTTTTGATTGCCATAAGCTTGCACTACTTCAATATGCTGTACTTGTGTAAATCGATTTTATCGTGCACTTGGCGTGAGCTGGGGAATGCGCATTTGCCAGCGCTGCTCGGCAGTGTGTGGATGCTGATTGGCTTGTATGCCATGACGGAAGCGATCAGGCCGCTAGGGTGGATCAGCTTCGTAAACCTTGTGGTGTTCGGCATGTTCGCGATTGTATGGTTTGCGATGGTTGTGCTGTTGTTTCCTAGTGTGATGGTACATATGAGCAGAACGGCGCTCCGCGGCAAAATGCAGCAGGTGCTGGGCAAGGTGCGCAGAAGACGGCAAGCTTAA
- a CDS encoding glycosyltransferase has protein sequence MVQHKVVHMTTVHHPMDTRIFHKECASLANAAYDVTLIATDHPDLDRVKPAFKLIKLKKAANRWVRMTKNSWQAYRLAKQLEADVYHFHDPELIWVGWLLKNKSNHVVYDIHEDYETGIRQKKYLPVWARNTLASIYRIVEKLCINQFEIVLAEKYYRDKYLRGVDVLNYPILQPMADKPAANAEAGAAQQNDAIHLLYTGNVTLDRGSELHAQIAKLDKRIHVHYVGKCAQPIADRVAEAAGEAAARVTIDGVEKFIARDAIDAYYAESRWLAGLALFPPTEHYAKKELTKFFEYMNAGLPIICSNFPSWEAFVNLHECGIAVDPNDGPAVLRAINELKNDPEKAARMGRNGKRAVREELNWVHEENKLLGFYSQLLTK, from the coding sequence ATGGTTCAACATAAGGTGGTTCATATGACAACGGTGCACCATCCGATGGATACCCGCATTTTCCATAAAGAATGCGCCTCGCTCGCGAATGCGGCCTATGATGTGACGCTGATTGCGACGGACCATCCGGATCTGGACCGAGTAAAGCCGGCTTTCAAGCTGATCAAGCTAAAGAAAGCAGCGAACCGCTGGGTTCGTATGACGAAGAACAGCTGGCAGGCTTACCGGCTCGCGAAGCAGCTTGAGGCGGATGTGTATCATTTTCACGATCCCGAGCTGATTTGGGTAGGATGGCTGCTTAAAAATAAATCCAATCATGTTGTTTATGACATCCACGAGGATTATGAGACGGGCATTCGGCAAAAAAAATATTTGCCCGTTTGGGCAAGAAATACGCTTGCGAGCATTTATCGCATCGTTGAGAAGCTTTGCATTAACCAATTCGAAATTGTGCTGGCGGAAAAATATTACCGGGATAAATATTTGCGCGGCGTAGATGTGCTGAACTATCCGATCTTGCAGCCGATGGCGGATAAGCCTGCTGCTAACGCAGAAGCAGGCGCAGCACAGCAGAATGATGCCATTCATCTGCTGTACACGGGCAACGTCACGCTGGATCGCGGCTCTGAGCTGCATGCTCAGATAGCGAAGCTGGACAAGCGCATTCATGTGCATTATGTAGGCAAATGCGCGCAGCCGATTGCGGACCGGGTTGCAGAAGCTGCCGGGGAAGCGGCGGCTCGCGTAACGATTGATGGCGTGGAGAAGTTTATTGCACGCGATGCGATTGACGCCTATTATGCCGAGAGCCGCTGGCTGGCTGGTCTCGCGCTGTTCCCGCCGACTGAGCATTATGCGAAGAAAGAGCTGACGAAGTTTTTTGAGTATATGAATGCGGGGCTTCCGATTATTTGCTCCAATTTTCCAAGCTGGGAAGCGTTCGTGAATCTTCATGAATGCGGTATTGCGGTTGATCCTAATGATGGACCGGCGGTGCTGCGAGCGATTAATGAACTTAAGAACGATCCGGAAAAAGCGGCGAGAATGGGACGCAATGGAAAGCGTGCCGTACGCGAAGAGCTGAACTGGGTGCACGAGGAGAACAAGCTGCTTGGTTTCTACTCGCAGCTGCTGACCAAATAG
- a CDS encoding UDP-glucose/GDP-mannose dehydrogenase family protein, whose protein sequence is MKVTIIGTGYVGLVNGACFAEKGHHVICADINQNKIDQLNDGQIPIYEPGLAELVHANRQSGRLAFSSDVEAAVQASDIIYIAVGTPMSPTGEADLTYVDGVAETIGKSLNGYKVVVNKSTVPVGTGKRVESIIRGHLGTSDASFDVVSNPEFLREGTAIKDCMNMERAVIGAESKQAMQLIRELHEPFNTVIVETNIETAEMIKYASNAFLAMKISFINDISNICERVGANVVDLSYGLGLDSRIGNKFLDAGIGFGGSCFPKDTEALISISKNVGYEFKLIESVITTNKNQPIHFVQKIDTIVGSVAGKKIAVLGLAFKPETDDMRSAPSIPIIRELISRGAEVHAYDPVAVEQAKLVIGTDVVYSDDLLQTVDGCDACVILTEWPQVVKMDLDEVKKRLKQPILIDGRNIFDLAEMEKRQFVYASIGRPDINAYASQLG, encoded by the coding sequence ATGAAAGTTACGATAATTGGTACAGGCTACGTTGGCCTGGTGAACGGCGCTTGCTTCGCTGAGAAAGGCCATCATGTCATTTGTGCCGACATTAACCAAAATAAAATCGACCAGCTGAACGACGGTCAAATTCCAATCTATGAGCCGGGCCTCGCAGAATTAGTGCACGCGAACCGCCAATCGGGAAGACTTGCATTCTCAAGCGACGTGGAAGCGGCTGTACAGGCTTCGGATATTATTTATATTGCAGTAGGCACGCCAATGTCCCCAACCGGCGAAGCGGATCTGACTTACGTTGACGGCGTAGCTGAGACGATTGGGAAGTCGCTGAACGGCTATAAAGTCGTCGTGAACAAAAGCACCGTGCCTGTTGGAACGGGCAAACGGGTAGAATCGATCATTCGGGGGCATCTGGGCACGAGCGATGCAAGCTTCGATGTCGTATCCAATCCGGAGTTTTTGCGCGAAGGCACAGCAATCAAGGATTGCATGAATATGGAACGCGCTGTCATTGGTGCCGAAAGCAAGCAGGCGATGCAGTTGATTCGCGAGCTGCATGAGCCATTCAACACAGTCATTGTCGAGACAAACATTGAAACGGCTGAAATGATTAAATATGCCAGCAACGCCTTCCTCGCGATGAAAATTTCCTTCATTAATGATATTTCCAATATTTGCGAGCGTGTCGGTGCGAATGTAGTCGATTTGTCTTATGGACTAGGGCTGGATAGCCGCATTGGAAATAAATTCTTAGATGCCGGTATTGGATTCGGGGGTTCCTGCTTTCCAAAAGATACCGAAGCACTCATATCCATTTCCAAAAATGTCGGTTACGAATTTAAGCTGATTGAATCGGTTATTACAACGAATAAAAATCAGCCGATCCATTTTGTGCAAAAAATCGATACGATTGTTGGTTCTGTTGCTGGCAAAAAAATCGCCGTGCTTGGTCTGGCGTTTAAGCCGGAAACAGACGATATGCGCTCCGCGCCGTCGATTCCAATCATTCGTGAGCTTATCAGCCGCGGTGCCGAAGTGCATGCGTATGATCCGGTAGCGGTTGAACAGGCGAAGCTGGTCATTGGCACGGACGTTGTTTATTCCGATGATCTGCTGCAAACGGTAGACGGCTGTGATGCTTGCGTGATTTTAACCGAATGGCCGCAGGTAGTGAAGATGGATTTGGATGAAGTGAAAAAGCGGCTTAAGCAGCCGATACTAATTGACGGACGCAACATATTTGATTTGGCAGAGATGGAGAAGCGGCAGTTCGTCTATGCTTCCATCGGTCGCCCGGATATTAACGCATATGCCAGCCAACTCGGATAA
- a CDS encoding nucleoside-diphosphate sugar epimerase/dehydratase has protein sequence MWKKRIPLLLFVDIITSTLITLICFALMYEGEGSSYWHAVLIFAPVLSASTILFMLRYNLYQRIWKYSSVGELVSIFKAVSLGVIVSGMLFSVLKWEWVDLAMLLFIFQSSLIVKGSTRFALRLKSDTYNKKGTGDLKVLIIGAGDCGSMVAKEIKQNKYINNSYPVGFIDDDEQKRGNRVGGLRVLGNRNDIAAVVEKHEINHIIIALPAASKKDISEIINLCKETGCELKIVPRLDDIILGKVTASSIRNVEVEDLLGRSPVAIDLEGIANYVEGKVVLVTGAGGSIGSELCRQIAPFKPGKLLLLGHGENSIYQIDMELSKTFKELKTEAIIADVQDRETLFALFGEYSPQVVFHAAAHKHVPLMERNPKQAVMNNIMGTKNVAEACDQHGVERFVLVSTDKAVNPTSVMGATKRVAEIIVQSISFYSNTKFAAVRFGNVLGSRGSVIPLFKAQIAEGGPVTVTDPEMIRYFMTIPEASQLVVQAGAFAKGGEVFILDMDKPVKIYELAKDLIRLSGFEPYRDIDIKFTGLRPGEKMYEELLTDAEGMSATLNNRIFIGKPMAQDIEPVMLELQHLEGIIRSDLSEVKAFVKRTITSRSRNAV, from the coding sequence ATGTGGAAAAAAAGAATTCCACTCTTGTTATTCGTTGATATTATTACAAGTACGCTCATCACGTTAATATGCTTCGCTTTGATGTATGAAGGCGAAGGATCGAGCTACTGGCACGCGGTGCTTATTTTTGCGCCAGTCCTGTCGGCATCAACGATTTTATTCATGCTTCGTTACAATTTGTACCAGCGAATATGGAAGTATTCGAGCGTCGGCGAGCTTGTGTCGATTTTCAAGGCGGTCTCGCTAGGCGTTATCGTCAGCGGAATGTTGTTTAGCGTTCTGAAGTGGGAGTGGGTGGATCTAGCGATGCTGCTGTTCATTTTCCAGTCTTCGCTAATCGTAAAGGGCAGCACGCGCTTCGCGCTGCGTCTCAAAAGTGATACCTACAACAAAAAAGGCACCGGCGACCTCAAAGTATTGATTATCGGCGCTGGCGACTGCGGCTCGATGGTTGCCAAGGAAATCAAGCAAAACAAATACATCAACAACAGCTACCCAGTCGGTTTCATTGATGATGATGAGCAGAAGCGGGGAAACCGTGTAGGCGGACTTCGCGTACTGGGAAACCGTAATGATATCGCCGCCGTTGTAGAGAAGCATGAGATTAACCACATCATTATCGCCCTTCCGGCAGCAAGCAAGAAGGATATTTCCGAGATTATCAATCTCTGCAAGGAAACAGGCTGCGAGCTTAAAATTGTGCCGCGGCTGGACGATATTATTCTCGGCAAAGTGACGGCATCATCGATTCGTAATGTCGAAGTAGAAGATTTACTTGGCAGAAGCCCAGTGGCAATCGATCTTGAAGGCATTGCGAATTACGTGGAAGGCAAGGTTGTACTGGTGACGGGAGCAGGCGGTTCTATCGGTTCCGAGCTATGCCGCCAAATTGCGCCGTTTAAGCCAGGAAAGCTGCTGCTGCTCGGTCATGGGGAAAACAGCATCTATCAAATTGATATGGAGCTGAGTAAGACGTTTAAGGAATTGAAGACAGAGGCGATTATCGCCGATGTACAAGACCGTGAGACGCTGTTCGCGCTGTTTGGTGAATACAGTCCACAAGTCGTATTCCACGCGGCCGCTCATAAGCATGTTCCTTTGATGGAGCGCAATCCGAAGCAGGCCGTCATGAACAATATTATGGGTACGAAAAATGTAGCCGAAGCCTGTGACCAGCACGGCGTTGAGCGCTTTGTCCTTGTCTCGACAGACAAAGCGGTCAACCCTACGAGCGTCATGGGCGCGACGAAGCGCGTAGCTGAAATTATCGTGCAGTCGATCAGCTTTTATAGCAATACGAAATTTGCAGCTGTGCGATTCGGCAACGTATTGGGCAGCAGGGGCAGCGTTATTCCGCTGTTCAAGGCACAGATTGCCGAGGGCGGTCCGGTTACCGTAACCGATCCGGAGATGATCCGTTATTTTATGACGATACCGGAAGCTTCCCAGCTTGTCGTGCAAGCAGGCGCCTTTGCCAAGGGCGGCGAGGTGTTCATTCTCGATATGGACAAGCCTGTTAAAATTTACGAGCTGGCCAAAGACTTGATTCGCTTATCCGGCTTCGAGCCGTATCGCGATATTGACATTAAATTCACCGGCCTGCGTCCGGGCGAGAAAATGTATGAAGAGCTGCTGACCGATGCTGAAGGCATGTCGGCTACGCTGAACAACCGCATTTTCATTGGCAAGCCAATGGCGCAGGATATTGAGCCGGTCATGCTGGAGCTTCAGCATTTGGAAGGCATTATCCGTTCTGATTTGTCGGAGGTTAAAGCCTTCGTGAAGCGGACGATCACATCCCGCAGCCGCAATGCCGTATAG
- a CDS encoding Wzz/FepE/Etk N-terminal domain-containing protein: MEIHRIVKLIIRRLPFVIIPALLLSAAVGYVKMQSPPSYKATAEVVITSQETSDNFTSIQGSLKLMDTYNVILKNPLILEQVIAALGLPYSTDQLAAKVSAKSVELSQVIRITVTDGDRKLAASIANTVVSVFRSQSLELFKINNIVLLHKASAEKAVYVSANPLFYMLLSFVGGLIVLLCLWLLLHMMSRKLQTAAEVQAIFADVPMETTKLASRLETAIPFYGGWLKRRMAEEAKSRALRYRHVMEKSGQRTLAFGTLGRKFASGNISKQLAMKLSGESKVAWVRFNPNGKLPSMASGKKGYAEWPINQGFYGKIKTAGKQLDCIEVCVVGGSLSMKTSAEELMAQLRESYEVVIWDLPSYVHCSEAQTIAELADWHTLVIKENRVLAPVAQEWKSRLAATDVQINSIVFIEV; encoded by the coding sequence TTGGAAATACACAGAATTGTTAAGCTGATCATCCGCAGATTGCCGTTTGTCATTATTCCGGCACTGCTGCTGTCAGCCGCAGTGGGCTATGTGAAGATGCAGAGTCCTCCGTCTTATAAGGCAACGGCTGAAGTTGTAATTACCTCACAAGAGACGAGCGATAATTTTACTTCGATTCAAGGCAGTCTCAAGCTGATGGATACGTATAATGTTATTTTGAAAAATCCACTGATTTTGGAGCAGGTAATTGCGGCGCTTGGCCTGCCTTACAGCACAGATCAACTGGCTGCCAAAGTTAGCGCGAAAAGCGTCGAGCTCTCGCAGGTTATCCGAATTACCGTAACCGATGGTGACCGTAAGCTGGCAGCCTCCATTGCCAACACCGTCGTTAGCGTGTTCCGCTCGCAAAGCTTGGAGTTGTTCAAAATCAACAACATTGTCCTGTTGCATAAAGCAAGCGCGGAAAAGGCGGTTTATGTGAGCGCCAATCCATTATTTTATATGCTGCTTTCGTTTGTTGGCGGGTTGATTGTACTTTTATGCCTGTGGCTTCTGCTGCATATGATGTCGCGCAAGCTGCAGACAGCGGCCGAGGTGCAAGCGATATTCGCTGACGTTCCAATGGAAACAACGAAGCTCGCCAGCCGCTTGGAAACAGCTATCCCGTTTTATGGGGGATGGTTGAAGCGCCGTATGGCAGAGGAGGCGAAGTCGCGTGCACTGCGTTACCGCCATGTGATGGAGAAAAGCGGACAGCGCACATTGGCCTTCGGAACGCTTGGCCGTAAGTTTGCGAGCGGAAATATCAGCAAGCAGCTGGCGATGAAGCTGTCTGGGGAAAGCAAGGTCGCTTGGGTGAGGTTTAACCCGAACGGCAAGCTGCCAAGTATGGCTTCTGGCAAAAAGGGCTATGCGGAATGGCCGATTAACCAAGGCTTTTATGGCAAAATCAAAACCGCTGGAAAGCAGTTGGATTGCATCGAGGTATGTGTAGTAGGCGGAAGTCTTTCCATGAAGACGTCGGCTGAGGAGCTGATGGCACAGCTTCGGGAAAGCTACGAGGTTGTGATCTGGGATTTGCCTTCTTATGTTCATTGCTCGGAAGCGCAGACGATTGCGGAGCTGGCCGATTGGCATACGCTCGTAATCAAGGAGAACCGGGTACTCGCTCCGGTTGCACAGGAATGGAAAAGCCGTCTCGCGGCAACGGATGTTCAGATAAATAGTATCGTGTTTATTGAAGTGTAA
- the galU gene encoding UTP--glucose-1-phosphate uridylyltransferase GalU codes for MKVTKAIIPAAGLGTRFLPATKAMPKEMLPVLDKPTIQYIVEEAVKSGIEEIIIVTGKGKRSIEDHFDNAFELEANLLKNQKLHLLEKVQEISKVDIHYIRQKEPKGLGHAIWCARKFIGNEPFAVLLGDDIVKGEIPCTKQLIDAFELTGKSVIGVQHVPDKETARYGIIDPSEVNDRFIKVNNLVEKPKLGTAPSNFAIMGRYVLTPEVFNLIEQQEVGAGQEIQLTDALQKLNQVEDVLAYLFEGRRYDVGEIPGFILTNVEFALERQEFSADLIKSLEQILSRAKSGVNA; via the coding sequence ATGAAAGTAACAAAAGCGATTATTCCGGCAGCCGGACTTGGAACGAGGTTTTTGCCAGCTACAAAGGCAATGCCCAAAGAGATGCTTCCCGTCTTGGACAAGCCAACGATTCAATATATTGTAGAAGAGGCCGTAAAATCCGGCATTGAAGAAATTATTATTGTAACGGGCAAAGGCAAGCGTTCGATTGAGGACCATTTTGACAATGCGTTTGAGCTGGAAGCCAATTTGCTGAAAAACCAAAAGCTGCATCTGCTAGAGAAGGTACAGGAAATTTCCAAGGTCGATATTCACTATATTCGTCAAAAAGAACCAAAAGGCCTCGGACATGCGATTTGGTGCGCGCGCAAGTTTATTGGCAATGAGCCGTTCGCTGTGCTGCTTGGCGATGATATCGTTAAAGGCGAGATTCCATGCACGAAGCAGCTAATTGATGCTTTTGAGCTAACGGGCAAATCGGTTATCGGCGTACAGCATGTACCGGATAAAGAGACGGCGCGTTATGGCATTATTGATCCATCTGAGGTAAATGATCGTTTTATTAAAGTGAACAATTTGGTAGAGAAGCCGAAGCTGGGCACAGCACCTTCCAACTTTGCTATCATGGGACGTTATGTGCTGACGCCGGAAGTGTTCAACCTGATCGAGCAGCAGGAGGTGGGCGCGGGGCAGGAAATCCAATTGACCGATGCGCTGCAAAAGCTGAACCAGGTCGAGGATGTGCTGGCCTATCTATTTGAAGGCAGACGTTACGATGTTGGTGAAATTCCAGGCTTTATTTTGACAAATGTAGAGTTCGCACTCGAACGTCAGGAGTTTTCCGCAGATTTAATTAAATCGCTTGAACAGATTTTAAGCCGTGCGAAAAGTGGAGTGAATGCATAA
- a CDS encoding glycosyltransferase, giving the protein MIVYLVWRLVQTLPSGWSLIFGSLLLFFEIISIFQSVLFHILLLKPTERKPAPLPDNLYSVDVTIATYNEPPSLVRKTILACKNLNYPEHLLNIWVCDDGKRAEMREVAEGLGVHYIDRPGNEHAKAGNLNHALTKMKGDLLLTLDADMMPKPDFLQRTVGFFAENEKLAYVQTPQVFYNEDIFQYNYYQGRNIPNEQDMFMRLVQSGRDRFNAVIYVGSNCIFRRSAIDHIGGFVIGTITEDLATGMKLQSNGFDSYCLNEVLALGLTSESISDQIKQRARWARGTIQTTRMSNPLEAKGLSLMQRLLYFSNLLYWYFGVTRFMYILSPMLFLTFGVAILETSLQQLLIFWLPYFLFSITVVPYLTNKKLNVFWNNVYETAMTPTLFLAALQETIFRKAIPFEVTPKGIYQNKTSINYRYMMPLFVLLVLSVVLMAINVGRIVGAGENELQSMLINLFWLGYNGVFLILALLLGFERPRMRESERFAKELPLTLRYMEDEELKMENVKTLDISETGCRIYTDTILPLPDRMELDIPLSQDAIRVTAEKIFYDKHGSGYQVGFKLHWSNIDEERKWLAEVYGNADEFVKGVFQAGVWTSVTSYISNFKYTYKSINRKSPRVRLKRRASILVDQEDRYRTQLLDISYTGCRIELPQKAAMHEGKKVRLQIIGSAFEANGRLIRVGWARRNKMTAAIVFDEAFDLSLLLGESSSIPPSKELRSGIVPAEANSKS; this is encoded by the coding sequence ATGATCGTGTATCTAGTATGGAGACTTGTACAAACACTCCCATCTGGCTGGTCATTAATTTTTGGATCGTTGTTACTATTTTTTGAAATTATTTCTATTTTTCAATCTGTTTTATTCCACATTCTTCTGCTAAAACCCACTGAAAGAAAGCCTGCGCCATTACCTGACAACCTTTATTCTGTGGATGTTACAATCGCTACCTACAATGAACCGCCATCCTTGGTTAGAAAAACCATCCTTGCCTGTAAAAATTTGAATTATCCGGAGCATTTATTAAATATTTGGGTATGTGATGACGGAAAACGAGCGGAAATGAGAGAAGTAGCCGAAGGCTTAGGCGTTCATTATATCGATCGTCCCGGAAACGAGCATGCTAAAGCGGGTAATTTGAATCATGCGCTGACGAAAATGAAGGGCGATTTGCTCCTCACTTTGGATGCAGACATGATGCCAAAACCGGATTTTTTACAGCGAACGGTAGGTTTCTTTGCAGAAAATGAAAAGCTTGCTTACGTTCAAACGCCCCAAGTTTTTTACAATGAGGATATTTTCCAATACAACTACTACCAAGGGCGTAATATTCCGAACGAGCAGGATATGTTTATGCGGCTTGTTCAGTCGGGAAGAGACCGTTTTAATGCTGTTATTTATGTGGGCAGCAACTGTATTTTCCGGCGCAGCGCTATTGATCATATTGGCGGTTTCGTTATTGGCACGATCACGGAGGATTTGGCTACGGGGATGAAGCTTCAATCCAATGGGTTTGATTCTTATTGCTTGAATGAGGTATTGGCACTAGGCCTAACGTCTGAGTCCATATCCGATCAAATTAAACAGCGGGCCCGCTGGGCTAGGGGCACGATACAAACGACGAGGATGTCCAATCCGCTTGAGGCAAAGGGCTTATCGTTGATGCAGCGGCTGCTTTATTTCTCCAACCTACTGTACTGGTACTTTGGCGTTACACGCTTTATGTACATACTGTCTCCCATGCTCTTCTTGACCTTTGGCGTGGCTATTCTTGAAACAAGCTTGCAACAGCTGCTTATCTTCTGGCTGCCTTATTTCTTGTTCTCGATTACTGTAGTGCCTTACTTAACGAATAAGAAGCTCAATGTGTTCTGGAACAACGTTTACGAGACGGCCATGACGCCAACGCTATTCCTCGCAGCCCTTCAGGAAACAATCTTCCGCAAGGCTATCCCCTTTGAGGTGACCCCGAAAGGCATTTATCAGAACAAAACGTCCATTAATTATCGCTATATGATGCCGTTGTTCGTTCTGCTTGTGCTATCAGTTGTGCTGATGGCGATAAATGTGGGGCGTATTGTGGGTGCGGGCGAAAATGAATTGCAGTCCATGCTCATTAATTTGTTCTGGCTTGGTTATAACGGAGTGTTTCTTATTCTCGCGCTGCTGCTGGGTTTTGAACGCCCGCGCATGCGGGAGTCGGAGCGCTTCGCCAAGGAGCTGCCGCTCACTCTTCGTTATATGGAAGATGAAGAGCTGAAGATGGAAAACGTCAAGACGCTGGATATTAGTGAGACAGGCTGCCGTATTTATACGGATACGATTTTGCCGCTTCCGGATCGCATGGAGCTGGACATTCCATTATCACAGGACGCTATACGCGTGACAGCTGAGAAAATATTTTATGATAAGCATGGCTCGGGATACCAGGTAGGCTTCAAGCTTCATTGGAGCAACATTGATGAGGAGCGCAAATGGCTTGCTGAAGTATATGGCAATGCGGATGAGTTCGTTAAGGGCGTTTTTCAGGCGGGCGTATGGACTTCCGTAACCAGTTATATTTCTAATTTCAAGTACACCTATAAATCGATAAATCGCAAGTCTCCGCGAGTTAGGCTGAAGCGCCGCGCTTCGATCTTGGTCGATCAAGAGGACCGTTACCGGACGCAGCTGCTTGATATTAGCTACACGGGCTGCCGAATTGAGCTCCCGCAGAAGGCGGCGATGCATGAAGGCAAGAAGGTCAGGCTGCAAATTATCGGCTCAGCGTTCGAGGCAAACGGGCGTCTCATCCGCGTGGGATGGGCTAGGCGCAATAAGATGACGGCGGCCATTGTCTTCGATGAAGCTTTTGATTTAAGCCTGCTGCTGGGGGAGTCCAGCAGCATACCGCCAAGCAAGGAGCTTCGTTCAGGCATTGTGCCAGCAGAAGCGAACTCCAAGTCATAG